From the Psychrobacillus sp. FSL K6-4046 genome, one window contains:
- a CDS encoding ECF transporter S component, protein MAKSKTRMLIAIAMLSSISFVLMLLAFPLPVLPAYLKIDFSDIPALIAAITMGPVAGVLVALMKNVLDWLFSGSPTGVPVGHMANFATSILFITPVYIIYRKVTSSKGIAYGLGVGTLCMALGMSLLNYYVFLPMYSYFLNFPAETGTALFNSIILGILPFNLIKGILVTIVMIVLFKRMKPLLDKVSKSFKVPKPI, encoded by the coding sequence ATGGCAAAAAGTAAGACGCGAATGCTTATTGCAATCGCTATGCTGAGTAGTATTTCTTTCGTATTAATGCTGCTTGCATTTCCGTTACCAGTTTTACCAGCTTATTTGAAAATTGACTTTAGTGATATTCCAGCTTTAATTGCTGCAATTACTATGGGACCAGTTGCAGGGGTACTTGTAGCCCTTATGAAAAACGTTTTGGATTGGTTATTCTCAGGAAGTCCTACAGGCGTTCCAGTTGGTCATATGGCTAACTTTGCAACAAGTATCTTGTTTATAACACCTGTTTATATTATTTATCGTAAAGTAACATCTTCTAAAGGGATTGCTTACGGTTTAGGTGTTGGGACTCTTTGTATGGCACTTGGTATGAGCTTGTTAAACTATTATGTTTTCTTACCAATGTATTCGTACTTTTTAAATTTCCCTGCAGAAACAGGAACAGCTTTATTTAATTCAATTATTTTAGGTATTTTACCGTTCAACCTTATAAAAGGTATTCTAGTGACTATCGTCATGATCGTTTTATTTAAACGAATGAAGCCATTGCTAGATAAGGTTAGTAAATCGTTTAAAGTACCAAAGCCTATTTAA
- a CDS encoding ferredoxin gives MAKYTIVDKDTCIACGACGAAAPDIYDYDDEGIAFVILDDNMGTTEVPEELMEDMEDAFEGCPTDSIKVSEESFEGDPLKFE, from the coding sequence ATGGCAAAATACACTATAGTAGATAAAGATACATGTATCGCATGTGGAGCTTGTGGAGCAGCTGCTCCAGATATATATGACTATGACGATGAAGGTATTGCGTTTGTTATTTTAGATGATAACATGGGGACAACAGAAGTTCCAGAGGAATTGATGGAGGATATGGAAGACGCATTTGAAGGCTGTCCTACAGATTCCATTAAAGTTTCAGAAGAATCATTTGAAGGCGACCCACTTAAATTCGAATAG
- a CDS encoding RecQ family ATP-dependent DNA helicase: MDQLQHILQTRFGYAEFREGQREIIERVLSGNDVVAILPTGMGKSLLFQLPAYLMDGAVLVISPLLSLMQDQVEQLKMLGEKRVVAINSFLSFEQREEALSRLQTYKFIFTSPEMLQNEYFQQRLSSISIAFIVADEAHCISQWGFDFRPDYLRISKSLQAFRHVNVLALTATATNEVIKDIEHTLLMKEPFEYIHSLDRPYIAYESYQVENQKEKLAWIINRVTNTTGPGIIYSQSRKKTQFYAQELQKKGVKVAYYHSKMDQEDRILIQQQFQQGHLDWICATNAFGMGIHKDNIRQIIHDHIPTSIANYMQEVGRAARDGKQSIATILYMQSDVEQAYFVAMQEFPEEQDIEIAYRKSNQVVLSETTQRILDYWKKELSQQETINLFQRIRQKKWREIQDLYTLLQNEVCIREQLLAHFGQRLTRKPKNCCSKCTLNLQEIFQLHEKTTVNTTKLDWKSRLNSLL, encoded by the coding sequence ATGGATCAGCTTCAGCACATACTTCAGACTCGATTCGGTTATGCAGAATTTCGAGAAGGGCAACGAGAAATTATAGAACGAGTACTGTCGGGAAACGACGTTGTAGCTATTTTGCCGACGGGAATGGGGAAATCATTATTATTCCAATTGCCCGCCTATTTAATGGATGGAGCAGTTCTAGTTATTTCCCCATTACTCTCCTTAATGCAGGACCAAGTGGAGCAGCTTAAAATGCTAGGTGAAAAACGAGTGGTGGCGATCAATTCCTTTTTATCCTTTGAACAAAGAGAAGAAGCATTATCTCGCTTACAAACATACAAATTTATATTTACTTCACCAGAAATGTTGCAAAACGAGTATTTTCAACAAAGGCTTTCTAGTATTTCAATTGCGTTTATAGTAGCAGACGAAGCGCATTGTATTTCTCAATGGGGGTTTGATTTTAGACCAGACTATTTAAGAATTTCTAAATCGCTTCAGGCATTCCGACATGTGAACGTGCTGGCTTTAACTGCTACTGCTACCAACGAAGTGATAAAGGACATTGAACATACATTATTAATGAAAGAGCCATTTGAATATATCCATTCATTAGATCGACCTTATATTGCCTATGAATCCTATCAGGTAGAAAACCAAAAAGAAAAGCTGGCCTGGATCATAAATAGAGTTACTAACACAACTGGTCCTGGGATTATCTATAGCCAGTCTAGAAAGAAAACACAATTTTATGCTCAGGAGCTTCAAAAAAAGGGAGTAAAGGTTGCTTATTATCACTCGAAAATGGATCAAGAGGATCGTATTCTTATCCAGCAGCAATTCCAGCAAGGACATCTAGATTGGATTTGCGCCACGAACGCATTTGGTATGGGAATACATAAGGATAACATTAGGCAAATTATTCATGATCATATACCAACCTCTATCGCTAACTATATGCAAGAGGTAGGGAGGGCTGCGAGGGACGGGAAACAGTCGATTGCGACGATTCTTTATATGCAGTCTGATGTAGAACAAGCCTATTTTGTAGCCATGCAAGAATTTCCAGAGGAACAGGATATTGAAATTGCTTATCGGAAAAGTAATCAGGTAGTTTTATCAGAAACGACACAAAGAATACTAGATTACTGGAAAAAGGAGCTATCCCAACAAGAAACCATTAATCTTTTTCAACGTATACGACAAAAAAAGTGGAGAGAAATACAAGATTTGTACACCCTTTTACAGAATGAGGTTTGTATAAGGGAACAATTATTAGCACATTTTGGTCAAAGGTTAACAAGGAAGCCCAAAAATTGTTGTTCAAAATGTACTCTAAATCTTCAGGAAATATTTCAGCTACACGAAAAAACCACTGTTAATACTACTAAACTTGACTGGAAAAGTAGATTAAATAGTCTCTTATAG
- a CDS encoding helix-turn-helix domain-containing protein, with product MASFYLLKGKKSGQTIQDVTYFSLHQYFSIYPKLTKEEYEEELSKLYEYSWIEQQDTLLRVSDKGEAQLKGYKNPLFNGWLLRGNEKVFWGRLELVVQTLSHFKNHESRFIPNQKDYFVHQFVKSYLRERDYKSDKFQQSFKSQLEHLLLHPSLGDIHRTLLIYRLSGYQISGLTWDQLATVYESSVTDMKLQFVEALHIILTNVNEVDHPDLTQLAQDIFVHNPLTQSALKTEQLLTQGYSLQEIASIRSLKVNTIEDHLIEIASANKGMSLSTIISEEDIQRVLMISTKNKTKKLKIIRDSLPELSYFQIRLALALERSV from the coding sequence ATGGCTTCTTTTTACTTATTAAAAGGAAAAAAATCAGGTCAAACGATACAAGATGTGACTTATTTTAGTTTGCATCAATATTTCTCTATTTATCCAAAACTCACAAAGGAAGAGTATGAAGAGGAGCTATCTAAGCTCTATGAATACAGCTGGATTGAGCAGCAGGATACTCTGCTAAGAGTCAGTGACAAAGGGGAAGCTCAGCTAAAGGGTTATAAAAATCCGTTATTTAATGGATGGCTATTAAGAGGAAATGAAAAAGTTTTTTGGGGAAGACTAGAATTAGTCGTGCAAACTCTATCCCACTTTAAGAACCATGAATCAAGATTTATACCAAACCAGAAGGATTATTTTGTTCACCAATTCGTCAAAAGCTATTTAAGAGAAAGAGATTATAAATCCGACAAGTTTCAGCAAAGCTTTAAAAGTCAACTTGAACACCTGTTATTGCATCCAAGTCTAGGGGACATTCATCGGACGTTGCTTATCTATAGACTGAGTGGATATCAAATAAGTGGATTGACGTGGGATCAGCTGGCTACGGTATACGAGTCATCAGTTACAGACATGAAGCTTCAATTTGTAGAAGCACTACACATTATTTTAACTAACGTAAATGAAGTAGACCATCCTGATTTAACCCAATTAGCACAAGATATTTTTGTACATAATCCTTTGACCCAATCTGCCTTAAAGACAGAACAGCTCTTAACACAAGGCTATTCTTTACAAGAAATCGCCTCTATTAGATCTCTTAAAGTAAATACGATAGAAGATCATTTAATAGAAATCGCCTCTGCTAATAAAGGTATGTCTCTTTCAACTATTATTTCAGAAGAGGATATACAGCGAGTTTTGATGATCTCAACTAAAAATAAAACGAAAAAATTGAAAATAATCCGAGATAGTTTACCAGAACTAAGTTATTTTCAAATTAGATTAGCTCTAGCTCTTGAAAGGAGTGTATGA
- a CDS encoding CBS domain-containing protein, with product MFVKSVMIPKEKCLTISGESSVLDALNELEAKDIDALPIIESGKYLGMFNKYLLYKAYFYSDTDKETFLKQTKVSDVVTREDTFVKTSDVFEQAFMKLYDFPILAVVEDEKFLGLVTRYDTIHQFKSAFGMNTKGTRIAFTSVESEGRILKVSDILHKYHTSVISLVTFDETDKLVRRIVLKIDNEQKLDRIIHDLEKSGFRVLHIDKDE from the coding sequence ATGTTTGTAAAAAGTGTTATGATCCCGAAGGAAAAATGCTTAACGATTAGTGGAGAATCTTCCGTATTGGATGCTTTAAATGAACTGGAAGCTAAGGATATTGATGCCCTACCAATTATTGAGTCTGGAAAATACTTGGGGATGTTCAATAAGTATCTGTTATATAAGGCGTATTTTTACAGTGATACAGATAAAGAAACGTTTTTAAAACAGACAAAAGTGTCAGATGTAGTGACTAGGGAAGATACCTTTGTCAAAACAAGTGATGTATTCGAGCAAGCGTTTATGAAATTATATGATTTTCCAATCCTTGCAGTAGTAGAGGATGAGAAATTTTTAGGTCTTGTCACTCGATACGATACGATACATCAATTTAAGAGTGCCTTTGGAATGAATACGAAGGGAACACGAATTGCCTTTACTTCGGTGGAATCAGAAGGAAGAATTTTGAAAGTGTCTGATATTCTTCACAAGTATCATACTTCAGTAATATCCTTAGTTACTTTTGATGAAACTGACAAGCTTGTGCGTCGAATCGTTCTTAAGATTGATAACGAACAGAAATTAGATCGTATTATCCATGACCTAGAAAAGTCAGGCTTCCGGGTGTTACATATAGACAAGGATGAGTAA
- a CDS encoding ATP-binding protein translates to MNRIWNSVVGKLWGTILLLVLFVLFIITVLMLEFLEDFHTEQAEETLRQEAATIGKIVEQHDNVEESISIISDILGTETNALIVDDAQSVFLSIHDGLNKEVIKDKILDDDQLSQIYTTDKTIIRKMLMPSMSEDNLMENYLILAFPLESEIQTHGAVFIYQSLEVVSKTSNNTTRIVFLSGFIALLLTTLFTFFLSSRITSPLRSMREAALELAKGNFETKVPYTQRDEIGELGSAFNRMGKQLKHHVEVINQEKEQLASILTSMTDAVITINKDFHVQVSNPQAEQLLTKWQAENNQLDDSELPNELRHLLEHVLEIEEELDEELEIRGEYFSVSISLLYSNEYVRGAVVVLRNMTEQHRLDKMRSDFIANVSHELRTPISMLQGYSEAIIDEIVTTEEDKNEMIRVIYDESKRMGRLVTELLDLARLESGYLSIYKENVEIVPTIERITQKFDQAAKESNVRLNFEQHIPSGQPLEIEIDEDRMEQVLTNLIDNALRHTPEAGSVTVHLSTLENQIIIKVSDTGVGIPEEDLPYIFERFYKADKARTRGKAGTGLGLAIAKNIVERHDGYLSAESTVGVGTTFIVRLPF, encoded by the coding sequence ATGAATAGGATTTGGAATAGTGTTGTCGGGAAGCTATGGGGAACCATATTGCTTCTCGTCTTATTTGTGTTGTTTATAATTACTGTCCTTATGTTAGAGTTTTTAGAAGATTTCCATACAGAGCAAGCAGAAGAAACCTTGAGGCAGGAAGCTGCAACCATCGGAAAAATCGTAGAACAGCATGATAATGTAGAAGAATCCATTTCTATCATTAGTGATATATTAGGAACAGAAACAAATGCATTAATTGTAGACGATGCGCAATCTGTGTTCCTTTCCATTCATGATGGCTTAAACAAAGAGGTAATTAAAGACAAGATTTTAGACGATGACCAGCTTTCCCAAATTTATACTACTGATAAGACGATTATAAGAAAGATGCTAATGCCTTCCATGAGTGAAGATAACTTAATGGAAAATTATCTTATTCTAGCCTTTCCATTAGAGTCTGAAATACAAACACACGGCGCTGTTTTTATTTATCAAAGCTTAGAGGTAGTAAGTAAAACTTCAAACAACACGACAAGAATTGTGTTCTTATCTGGTTTTATTGCTTTACTGCTTACTACTCTTTTTACGTTTTTCCTTTCTTCAAGAATTACTTCTCCTTTACGTTCTATGCGTGAGGCTGCATTAGAGCTAGCTAAAGGGAACTTTGAAACGAAGGTACCCTATACACAGCGAGATGAGATAGGAGAGCTAGGATCTGCATTTAATCGGATGGGGAAACAGTTAAAGCACCATGTAGAGGTAATCAATCAAGAAAAAGAACAACTGGCTAGCATTTTAACGTCTATGACAGATGCTGTTATTACTATCAATAAGGATTTCCATGTACAAGTCAGCAATCCACAAGCAGAACAACTTCTTACAAAATGGCAAGCTGAAAACAACCAATTGGATGATTCTGAGCTACCAAATGAGCTGCGTCATCTTTTAGAACATGTATTAGAGATAGAAGAAGAGTTGGATGAGGAACTAGAAATTCGAGGAGAGTATTTCTCTGTCTCCATTAGTCTTCTATACAGCAACGAATATGTTCGTGGAGCTGTGGTGGTGCTGCGTAATATGACTGAGCAACATCGTTTAGACAAAATGCGTTCTGACTTTATAGCAAATGTGTCCCATGAGCTGAGAACACCGATTTCAATGCTTCAAGGCTACAGTGAAGCCATTATTGATGAAATTGTAACTACTGAAGAAGATAAAAATGAAATGATACGAGTCATTTATGATGAATCGAAACGAATGGGAAGATTAGTAACAGAATTACTGGATTTAGCAAGATTAGAATCAGGGTATTTGAGTATATATAAGGAAAACGTAGAGATAGTTCCAACTATTGAAAGAATAACACAGAAATTTGATCAAGCTGCTAAAGAGAGTAACGTTCGTTTGAACTTTGAACAGCACATTCCATCAGGTCAACCGTTAGAGATAGAAATAGACGAGGATCGAATGGAGCAAGTGTTAACGAATCTTATCGACAATGCTTTAAGACATACACCAGAAGCAGGTTCTGTGACTGTTCATTTAAGTACTTTAGAAAACCAAATTATTATTAAGGTATCAGACACCGGAGTAGGAATTCCAGAAGAGGATCTTCCTTATATTTTTGAACGTTTTTATAAAGCCGATAAAGCTAGAACCAGAGGGAAGGCTGGAACAGGTCTGGGTCTTGCTATTGCCAAAAATATTGTAGAGAGACATGATGGTTACCTCTCTGCAGAGAGTACGGTTGGGGTAGGTACAACATTTATTGTTCGATTACCCTTTTAG
- a CDS encoding transposase, producing MTRTSREMRDYLVKLVIEDGRKATELGYEHGIKPQRIRAWVRAYNKKQELSNNEQLISSTELKRRIAELEKNEKELKEENEILKKAMHVFAKGHT from the coding sequence ATGACAAGGACAAGTAGAGAAATGCGTGATTATCTGGTGAAATTGGTAATCGAAGATGGAAGAAAGGCAACCGAATTAGGATATGAACATGGGATCAAGCCGCAAAGAATTCGTGCCTGGGTAAGGGCCTACAACAAGAAGCAGGAGCTTTCAAATAATGAACAGCTCATCTCTTCTACAGAACTGAAAAGACGCATAGCAGAGCTAGAGAAGAACGAAAAAGAACTGAAGGAGGAAAATGAAATCTTAAAAAAGGCCATGCATGTCTTCGCCAAAGGCCACACGTGA
- a CDS encoding response regulator transcription factor has translation MSEMIKLLVVDDEERIRRLLKMYLEREGYVVEEAENGQIALQLALENEYNCILLDIMMPEKDGIEVITELREHKDTPVILLTAKGEEANRVEGFELGADDYIVKPFSPREVVLRVKALLKRSTAFSPSQSVSISKDVVVFPHLTIDHDAHRVTADGEEVSLTPKEYELLYFLAKAPDKVFDREQLLKEVWHYDFFGDLRTVDTHVKRLREKLNRVSEKAAKMIVTVWGVGYKFEVGNE, from the coding sequence ATGTCAGAAATGATAAAACTTTTAGTAGTAGATGACGAAGAACGTATCCGTCGATTATTAAAAATGTATTTAGAAAGAGAAGGTTATGTAGTAGAAGAAGCAGAAAATGGACAAATTGCTCTTCAGCTCGCTTTAGAAAATGAATATAATTGTATACTATTAGATATTATGATGCCTGAAAAAGACGGAATCGAAGTGATTACAGAGCTTCGTGAACATAAAGATACTCCAGTTATTCTTCTTACTGCTAAAGGGGAAGAGGCCAACCGAGTAGAGGGATTTGAACTTGGAGCAGATGATTATATCGTAAAACCATTTAGTCCTAGAGAAGTGGTACTTCGTGTAAAAGCACTTTTAAAAAGATCTACTGCTTTTTCTCCTTCCCAATCTGTGTCGATATCCAAGGATGTAGTTGTTTTTCCACATCTAACAATTGACCACGATGCACATCGAGTGACTGCTGACGGGGAAGAAGTTAGTCTTACACCTAAAGAATATGAATTGCTATATTTCCTTGCTAAGGCGCCAGATAAGGTATTTGACCGAGAACAGCTTTTGAAGGAAGTTTGGCATTATGACTTCTTTGGAGATTTACGTACAGTTGATACGCATGTGAAGAGATTACGTGAAAAGCTAAATAGAGTATCCGAAAAAGCTGCAAAAATGATTGTTACTGTATGGGGAGTTGGCTACAAGTTCGAGGTAGGAAATGAATAG
- a CDS encoding IS3 family transposase, translating to MIFTFIEEHQNEFRVVKMSEVLKVSTSGYYKWLREKEKRNRIQEEKEEINQLIRTSFIESHGTYGSPRIAKDLEAQGVHVCERTIGKRMNEMGLRATSATPYVVTTDSNHQHPIYPNLLERKFLAEAPNTVWVTDITYIWTIQGWLYLASVMDLFSRKIIGWSIRDNMKKELPFEALQQAIMIRDPGEGLIHHSDRGSQYCSQDYTGLLTEREMKGSMSRKGDPYDNACIESFHATIKKELIYRHKWETREQAIKAVGHYIDQFYNTRRRHSTLGYVSPVDFEQAFNKSCLLAAG from the coding sequence GTGATATTTACGTTCATAGAGGAACATCAAAATGAGTTTCGCGTGGTGAAGATGTCTGAAGTTTTAAAGGTTTCAACTAGTGGTTATTACAAATGGTTGAGAGAAAAAGAGAAACGGAACAGAATTCAAGAGGAAAAAGAAGAAATCAACCAACTGATCCGAACCAGCTTCATTGAAAGTCATGGAACTTATGGCAGCCCGCGAATCGCAAAAGATTTGGAGGCGCAAGGTGTTCACGTGTGTGAGCGGACAATAGGGAAACGAATGAACGAGATGGGACTCCGTGCGACATCAGCGACCCCTTACGTGGTGACGACGGATTCCAATCACCAACATCCTATCTATCCAAATCTGCTTGAACGCAAATTCTTGGCGGAAGCACCTAATACCGTATGGGTAACAGATATAACGTATATCTGGACTATACAGGGGTGGTTATATTTGGCGAGCGTGATGGACCTTTTTTCACGAAAAATTATTGGCTGGAGTATTAGAGACAATATGAAAAAAGAATTACCCTTCGAAGCCCTCCAACAGGCAATTATGATAAGGGACCCAGGGGAAGGACTAATCCATCACTCGGACCGTGGATCGCAATATTGTTCGCAGGATTATACCGGGTTATTGACCGAAAGAGAAATGAAGGGCAGCATGAGTCGCAAGGGAGATCCTTATGACAATGCCTGTATCGAGTCGTTCCATGCGACGATCAAGAAAGAGTTGATCTACCGCCATAAATGGGAGACGCGTGAGCAAGCAATCAAAGCGGTTGGGCATTATATTGACCAATTCTATAATACGAGAAGAAGGCATTCCACGTTGGGTTATGTGAGTCCTGTAGACTTTGAACAAGCGTTCAATAAAAGTTGTCTTTTGGCTGCAGGGTGA
- a CDS encoding LysM peptidoglycan-binding domain-containing protein, with protein MSKDDYQKKIEEHRQSIGVENESSELRRSRRNATGKKKKKKNLLLPTLFAIFILLPASFLLYVQFIYVPDKEETTTEEARIEVETKPISNSNETDEKDEEVTEQPVQTEKIEETKPEESTEVAQSTPAVAPAPVEKEEPKAPVQAEPKKEEKVEKPKTEAKTHIVKGNETLYRIAMNYYKNPEAVEKIKAANGLASNEIYEGQKLILP; from the coding sequence ATGAGTAAAGATGATTATCAAAAAAAAATAGAAGAGCATAGACAATCCATTGGGGTAGAAAATGAATCATCAGAATTGAGAAGAAGCAGAAGAAATGCTACTGGTAAGAAGAAAAAGAAAAAGAACCTTCTTTTACCAACCTTATTTGCTATTTTTATATTATTGCCAGCAAGTTTTTTACTCTACGTCCAGTTTATCTATGTGCCTGATAAAGAAGAGACGACGACCGAAGAGGCTAGAATTGAAGTGGAAACAAAACCAATCTCTAATTCAAATGAGACAGATGAGAAAGATGAAGAGGTTACCGAACAACCAGTTCAAACAGAAAAAATAGAAGAAACAAAGCCAGAAGAGTCCACTGAGGTTGCTCAATCAACTCCTGCAGTAGCACCTGCACCTGTAGAAAAGGAAGAACCGAAAGCACCAGTGCAGGCAGAACCTAAGAAGGAAGAAAAAGTTGAAAAGCCAAAAACCGAGGCTAAAACGCATATTGTTAAAGGAAACGAGACTTTATACCGAATAGCAATGAACTACTATAAAAATCCAGAAGCAGTTGAAAAAATTAAAGCTGCAAATGGTCTAGCTTCGAATGAAATTTATGAAGGACAAAAATTAATCCTGCCATAA
- the ccsB gene encoding c-type cytochrome biogenesis protein CcsB yields MTMVSVSETLLFVAFVAYLVATFLFGGAVKSSAASARKSYKRWGTLAISVTVIGFVANLGYFITRWIAAGHAPVSNLFEFTTAFGMLVVGAFILIYFIYKTPALGLFALPIAVLIIAYASMFPKDITPLIPALKSHWLTIHVITAALGEAILAISAVAGLIFLLKNIDLTKPSKQRFWMEATMYVLVLVLGFVVSTVTFSVADYSAEYSYIDKEGNPHDIEYNKPALFGMNESEAITDGAMEPLVEVPPLVNGKKLTTVVWSLLFGTVLYGLLRLILRKRISLVLQPLTKKANSQLMDEIGYRAVLIGFPVFTLGALIFAMIWAHEAWSRFWGWDPKEVWALITWLFYAVFLHLRLTKGWQGEKSAWLALIGFIIIMFNLIAVNLIIAGLHSYA; encoded by the coding sequence ATGACAATGGTTTCTGTAAGTGAGACTTTATTGTTTGTTGCGTTTGTTGCTTATTTGGTTGCTACGTTCCTATTTGGTGGAGCAGTCAAATCTTCTGCCGCTTCAGCTAGAAAATCATATAAACGATGGGGTACTTTAGCAATCAGCGTGACAGTTATTGGTTTTGTAGCAAACTTAGGGTATTTTATTACTCGTTGGATTGCAGCAGGACATGCACCAGTAAGTAACTTATTTGAGTTTACAACTGCGTTTGGAATGCTCGTAGTAGGAGCATTTATATTAATTTACTTTATATACAAAACCCCTGCTCTTGGGTTGTTTGCACTTCCAATAGCAGTACTAATTATTGCTTATGCAAGTATGTTCCCAAAAGATATCACTCCTTTAATACCAGCGTTAAAAAGTCACTGGTTAACGATCCATGTTATTACGGCTGCTCTTGGAGAAGCTATTTTAGCAATTAGTGCAGTAGCAGGTTTGATCTTTTTATTGAAGAATATTGACCTAACAAAGCCATCTAAACAACGTTTTTGGATGGAAGCTACTATGTACGTTTTAGTACTAGTTTTAGGATTTGTTGTATCAACAGTTACCTTCTCTGTTGCAGATTATTCAGCAGAATATTCCTATATCGATAAGGAAGGTAATCCGCACGATATCGAGTATAACAAGCCTGCTTTATTTGGGATGAATGAATCCGAAGCAATTACTGATGGAGCGATGGAGCCATTGGTGGAAGTTCCTCCATTAGTTAACGGTAAAAAGTTGACTACAGTTGTATGGTCTCTTCTATTTGGTACAGTGCTATACGGACTGTTACGTTTAATATTACGCAAACGTATTTCTTTAGTTCTTCAGCCATTAACTAAAAAAGCGAATTCGCAGCTTATGGACGAAATTGGTTACCGTGCAGTATTAATCGGTTTCCCGGTATTTACATTAGGAGCACTAATCTTTGCGATGATCTGGGCACATGAAGCTTGGTCTCGTTTCTGGGGTTGGGATCCAAAAGAGGTTTGGGCACTTATTACTTGGTTATTCTATGCTGTTTTCTTACATTTAAGATTAACAAAAGGTTGGCAAGGCGAAAAATCTGCTTGGTTAGCTTTAATAGGATTTATCATCATTATGTTCAACCTAATTGCGGTAAACTTAATTATTGCTGGGCTTCACTCTTACGCGTAA